The sequence below is a genomic window from Streptomyces sp. NBC_00289.
GAGGCCTGACTCAAGGACGACAGAGAAGGTTGCTTGACTTAAGTAAGCCGCGCATGCTTGCCTAAGTCAAGCACCGAGCACACCCAGAGCGGGGCCGCGTCGAGCGGAGACGGCCCCTCGTGCCGGCCTCGTGGGGACGGGGACCTGCACGGTCGTCCGGGCCCGGCGGCGGACCACTCTCCCGGCCCGCCGCCGGGTCCGGCGAGACCGGCACCCTCCTGTCCTCCCCCGCCCTGTCCGGCTCGCGTAAGCCGGCGACACCTGTCAGCAGTGCCCCGAGAAGAGCGAGAAGAGAGCCCTCCATGACCACGATGAAGTCCGTCCTGACCGGCGCCCAGAACAAGATCGACGTGGTGGACGTGGAGCGTCCGGTGCCCGGCCCCAGGGACGCGCTCGTACGGATCCGCGCCTGCGGCATCTGCGGCACCGACACCTTCTTCCTGCACATGGGCGGTGCCCCGTTCGGCCCCGGCGGGTCGATGACCGCCCTGCCCCTCGGCCACGAACCGGCCGGTGAGGTCGTCGAGGTGGGCGCCGAGGTCGAGGGCCTGAAGGCCGGTGACCGTGTGGTCGTCAACCCGCAGGGTGCCCCGTCCGGCATCATCGGCTGCGGCGGCGAACTCGGCGGCATGAACGAGTACCTGCTCATCGAGGACGCCGAGGTCGGCAGGAGCGTCGCGGTCTTCCCCGACCACGTCCCCTTCGACGTGGCCGCCCTCAACGAGCCGATGGCGGTCGCCCGGCACTGCGTCAACCGGTCCGAGGCGAAGGCGGCCGACAGGGTCGTGGTCTTCGGCGCCGGACCCATCGGCCTGGGCGCCACGATCTGGCTGAAGCTGCGCGGCGTCGAGCACGTGGTCGTCGCCGACGTCATCCCTGAGCGACTGGAGACCGCGCTCGCCGTCGGCGCGGACGCCGTGATCAACTCCGCCGGCGAGGACGTCACCGCCCGTCTCACCGAGCTGCACGGCCAGGCCGCCAACGCCCTGGGCCAGCCCCGGGCCGGCACCGACATCTACATCGACGCCGCCGGAGCGCCCGCCGTCTTCCAGGCCGCCGTCGACTCCGCGAAGTGGGGCGCCAAGCTGGTCATGGTCGCCGTACAGAAGAAGTCCGACGCGATCGACCTCGGGGGCATGCTCCGCAGCGAGCTCACGCTGATCGCGTCCCAGGGGTACCCCACCGAGATCTTCGAGGTCACCCCC
It includes:
- a CDS encoding zinc-binding dehydrogenase produces the protein MTTMKSVLTGAQNKIDVVDVERPVPGPRDALVRIRACGICGTDTFFLHMGGAPFGPGGSMTALPLGHEPAGEVVEVGAEVEGLKAGDRVVVNPQGAPSGIIGCGGELGGMNEYLLIEDAEVGRSVAVFPDHVPFDVAALNEPMAVARHCVNRSEAKAADRVVVFGAGPIGLGATIWLKLRGVEHVVVADVIPERLETALAVGADAVINSAGEDVTARLTELHGQAANALGQPRAGTDIYIDAAGAPAVFQAAVDSAKWGAKLVMVAVQKKSDAIDLGGMLRSELTLIASQGYPTEIFEVTPELAEHKDLFARLISHRIPFAEVDRAFELAMTPGAAEKVVVTFGDSE